A section of the Cryobacterium soli genome encodes:
- the tatC gene encoding twin-arginine translocase subunit TatC, producing the protein MSLGQHLLELRKRLFRAAAGIVVGGVIGWMLSEGVWDALRQPIYAIIEAQNRNAQINYPDITSAFDLRLKIAFYVGLVISSPVWLYQIFAFLMPGLTRGEKKYVYGFVLTAVPLFIAGCAAGWYVLPQIVGLMTSFAPKEDAAFINAQNYLDFTLKLMVAIGIAFVLPVFVVLLNFAGVISAQSIIKSWRVAVLVIILFTAIATPAADVISMFMLAVPMIVLYFSAYGIAVLHDRRADRRALALERELAR; encoded by the coding sequence ATGTCGCTCGGACAGCACCTGCTCGAGCTTCGCAAGCGCCTGTTCCGGGCCGCCGCGGGAATCGTCGTCGGCGGCGTCATCGGGTGGATGCTCTCCGAAGGCGTCTGGGATGCCCTGCGCCAGCCCATCTACGCCATCATCGAGGCGCAGAACCGTAACGCGCAGATCAACTACCCCGACATAACCTCGGCGTTCGACCTGCGCTTGAAGATCGCCTTCTACGTCGGTCTCGTCATATCGAGCCCGGTGTGGCTGTACCAGATCTTCGCGTTCCTGATGCCGGGGCTGACCCGGGGTGAGAAGAAGTACGTCTACGGTTTCGTGCTCACGGCCGTGCCTCTGTTCATCGCCGGCTGTGCGGCGGGCTGGTACGTGCTGCCCCAGATCGTCGGGCTCATGACGAGTTTCGCGCCGAAAGAGGATGCTGCGTTCATCAACGCGCAGAACTACCTGGACTTCACGCTCAAGCTCATGGTCGCGATCGGGATCGCCTTCGTCCTCCCGGTCTTCGTGGTGCTGCTGAACTTCGCCGGGGTGATCAGCGCCCAATCGATCATCAAGTCCTGGCGGGTCGCGGTCCTGGTGATCATCCTCTTCACGGCCATCGCCACCCCGGCCGCTGACGTCATCTCGATGTTCATGCTCGCGGTGCCCATGATCGTGCTGTATTTCTCTGCCTACGGAATCGCCGTCCTGCACGACCGGCGCGCCGACCGGCGCGCCCTTGCCCTCGAACGGGAGTTGGCGCGCTAG
- the tatA gene encoding twin-arginine translocase TatA/TatE family subunit, giving the protein MLSNLTGWHFLIILVVILLLFGAPKLPGLARSLGQSMKIFKNEIKSDTVDEPADPAAAPARPESVDGTTRPVGPGDQTKP; this is encoded by the coding sequence ATGTTGAGCAATCTGACCGGATGGCACTTCCTGATCATCCTCGTCGTCATCCTGCTGTTGTTCGGTGCGCCGAAACTGCCCGGTCTCGCGCGCAGCCTCGGCCAGTCGATGAAGATCTTCAAGAACGAAATCAAGAGCGACACCGTCGACGAGCCCGCAGACCCGGCCGCCGCTCCGGCACGGCCCGAGTCCGTGGACGGCACGACACGGCCCGTCGGCCCGGGCGACCAGACGAAGCCGTAG